GTTCTTTATGATAATCCTGCAATGACTTCGGCACAACTTTACTCTTCTTCATCGCTTCTATGCCTTCGACGCTTGCTTCCGCGGCTGTCAACGTCGTGATGTAGGGGATCTTATGCTGTATGGCCATCATACGTATATAGCTGTCGTCGTATTTGCCGCTTCTTCCGACAGGCGTATTTATTATGAGATGGATCTCCTTATTCTTTATCATGTCCGCTATGTTTGGCCTGCCTTCATGCAGTTTCTTTACCGTATCGTTTTCCACGCCTTTTTCCCTTAGGAACTCACTTGTCCCTTCCGTGGAATAGATTTTAAAACCGAGTTTCTTTATGCGTTTTGCTATCGGCAAGAGGTGGGTTTTGTCTTTATCGGCTACCGTCAAAAGCACATTGCCTTCGAGCGGCAGCTTCGATCCGGAGGCCTCCTCCGCCTTGTAAAAAGCGAGCCCGAAGGTGTCCGCCATACCCATGACCTCGCCAGTCGCCCTCATTTCGGGCCCCAACACAGGATCGACTTCGGGAAACATATTGAACGGAAAGACCGCTTCTTTAACACCGACATAAGGAAGTTTATGCACTTTTAGCTCGGGAAAATCTTTCAGTTTTTTACCGAGTATCATCTGCGTGGCTATCCTCGCTATCGGTGAGCCCGTCATCTTAGAAACAACGGGAACGGTCCTTGACGCCCTGGGATTCGCCTCAAGAATATACACTTTATTGTCGCATATCGCGTATTGTATATTGATAAGCCCCACAACTTTCAGCTCTTTGGCTATAGCCGCGGTATATTTTTCTATTGTCTTCAAATGCTCTTCTTTGATCGTCCTCGGCGGAATAGCGCAGGCGGAATCTCCCGAATGAATGCCGGCCAATTCTATGTGTTCCATGACGGCCGCTATGAATGTTTCGTTTCCGTCGCAAAGAGCATCGACTTCGGCCTCTACGGCCTGTTCCAAAAATCTGTCTATGAGCATCGGGTGTTCGGGGCTGACTTTGATGGCCTCTACGGCATATTTGCGCAGCATATCTTCGTCGAAGATCACTTCCATGCCGCGTCCGCCCAGGACATAAGACGGCCTTACCATAAGCGGGTAGCCGATCTTTTTTGCGATCACTATTGCTTCATCCAGCGATCTGGCAGTCCCGCTCTCCGGCTGAGGTATGCCCATCTCTATCATCTTTTTGCGGAATAGCTCCCTGTCTTCCGCAAACGCAATGCTTTCCGTGCTTGTCCCGAGAATTTTGACGCCGTTATCTTTTAATTCCTGCGCAATATTTAACGGCGTTTGCCCGCCGAACTGGACTATCGCGCCTTCGGGTTTTTCTTTCTCGTAAATCGCAAGGACATCTTCCACTGTCACAGGTTCGAAATAGAGCTTGTTTGAAGTGTCATAATCCGTCGAGACCGTCTCGGGATTGCAGTTCACCATAATAGATTCATAGCCTTCATCACGGAGCGCGAACGCCGCGTGAACGCAGGTATAGTCGAATTCAATCCCCTGTCCGATCCTGTTCGGTCCGCCGCCCAAGATCATGATCTTCTTCTTTGCGGAAACTGGAACGGCATCTTTTCCGCTATATGTCGAGTAGTAATAAGCCGCATCTTTTACGCCGCTTACGGGCACGGCTTCGTATGCGCTATATTTACCGATTTTGATCCTTTTTTCCCTAACCGCCTTTTCCGATACATCGAATAGCCCGGCCAGGTATTTATCGGAAAAACCCCATTCCTTCGCCTTTATCAGCAAACCATTCGGGAAATTATTCCATTTATAAGCAAGGATCTCTTCCTCGAAATCAACCAATTCCTTCATCTCTTTTATGAACCATGTGCCGATATGCGTCATTTTGTATAAATCTTCAACGGATATCCCCTTGCGCAGCGCTTCGTACATCAAAAATATACGCTCGCTTGAAGGAGACGCAAGCCTTTCCTTAAGTTCGTCAACGGAAAGTGTTTTAAAGTCCTTGACGCCCAGGCCATAGCGCTTGATTTCCAGAGAGCGTATGGCTTTCTGGAAGGCCTCTTTAAAGGTCTTCCCTATACTCATAACCTCGCCTACGGCTTTCATCTGCGTGCCAAGAATATCTTTTGCCTGCGCAAACTTTTCAAAAGCCCATCGCGCAAATTTTATGACTACGTACTCGCCCCACGGCTCATATTTCTCGAGCGTGCCCTTTCTCCAGTACGGTATCTCATCCATGGTAAGTCCCGCGGCAAGTTTCGTGGAAATACGCGCTATCGGAAATCCGGTCGCTTTTGAAGCCAGGGCCGAAGAGCGGGAAGTCCTTGGATTAATTTCAATGGCTACCAGCCTGTCATCCTCCAGATTATGGGCAAACTGAATATTCGTGCCGCCTATTACGCCGATTGCTTCGACGATCTTATAGGAAATGTCCTGCATTCTCTTCTGCAGTTTTTCCGGCACCGTCAACATGGGGGCGACGCAAAAACTGTCGCCTGTATGGACGCCCATAGGATCGATATTCTCGATAAAACAGACTGTTATCATATGGTTTTTCGCGTCTCTTACCACCTCAAGCTCAAGTTCCTCCCATCCCAAAACAGATTCTTCCAGGAGAATCTGATGTATCAAACTCGCGGCAAGGCCCCGGCTTGTGATAGTCCTGAGCTCTTCCACGTTATAAGCTATACCCCCGCCCGTTCCACCGAGGGTATAAGCGGGCCTAATGACTACCGGATATTTTAAACGTTCGGCTATAGCTTCGGCCTCTTCTACGGAATAACACGGCTCGGACTTGGGAATAGAAACGCCAAGCTTATTCATAGTATCTTTGAACGCGATCCTGTCTTCGCCGCGTTCAATAGCGTCTGCCTTGACACCTATGATCTCCACATTATATTTGGACAGGACCCCTGCTTTATAAAGAGCGGATGCCAGGTTTAGGCCTGTTTGTCCGCCTAAATTCGGCAAAAGCGCATCCGGCCTCTCTTTTTCTATGATCTTCTCGACGCTCTCGACGGTAAGTGGCTCTATGTATGTTTTGTCAGCCGTTCCCGGATCTGTCATGATCGTGGCGGGATTTGAATTGACAAGCACTACCTCATACCCCTCTTCTTTGAGCGCCTTGCATGCCTGCGTACCCGAATAGTCAAATTCGCAGGCCTGTCCTATAATAATAGGCCCGGAGCCTATTATAAGTACTTTGTGAATATCATTTCGTCTCGGCATATTTACACCAACCCTTGTTCCAGCATGGCATCTGCAACTTTTACAAACCCCGCGATATTAGCGCCGTTTACGTAGTTTATGTATTTACCTTCTTTACCATATTTAACGCACTGTTCGTGAATGGCTATCATTATGTTATGCAGCCTCTTATCCACTTCTTCGCGCGTCCATGAATATCGCATGCTATTCTGCGACATCTCGAGCCCTGAAGTAGCAACGCCGCCGGCGTTGGCAGCTTTACCGGGCCCATATAGTATCTTGGCCTTTTGGAACACCTCTATGCCCTCGGGAGTCGTGGGCATGTTTGCCCCTTCGCCGATTGCTACGCATCCGTTTTTGACAAGCGTCTTTGCGTCCTCGCCGCTTATTTCATTTTGAGTAGCGCTCGGAAAGGCAGTATCGCATTTCACTCCCCAAGGGCCTTTATTTTCGTAATACTTGCAGCCAAACTTATCCGCATATTCTTTTATTCTGCCCCTTTTGACATTCTTAAGCTCCATCACGAACTTCAGCCCCTTTTCATCTATGCCGCCCTCGTCGTAAATGAAACCGCCCGAATCTGAAAGCGTCACAGGTTTTGCGCCCAACTCTAACAATTTCTCAACGGTATATTGCGCGACATTTCCCGAGCCTGACACAGTGCAGACTTTTCCTTTAAAAGATTCACCCCTTGCCTTAAGCATCTCTTCCACAAAATATACGCAGCCATAACCTGTGGCCTCCGGCCTTATCAGGCTGCCGCCCCAATTGAGGCCTTTTCCGGTAAGCACTCCGGTGAATTCATTACGCAATCTCTTGTATTGGCCGAAGAGATACCCTATTTCGCGGCCGCCCACTCCTATATCTCCGGCGGGAACATCCGTGTCAGGGCCGATATGCCTGAATAGTTCCGTCATAAAACTCTGGCAGAAGCGCATAACTTCATTGTCGGATTTTCCCTTGGGGTCAAAATCCGAACCGCCTTTGCCGCCGCCCATAGGTAGAGTAGTGAGACTGTTCTTAAATACCTGTTCGAACGCGAGGAACTTAAGTATGCCGAGATTGACGCTCGGGTGAAAGCGCAGGCCTCCTTTATACGGCCCTATAGCGCTGCTCATCTCGATGCGGAAACCGCGGTTCACCTGTATCTCTCCTCTATCATCCAACCACGGAACGCGGAACATAATGACCCTCTCCGGCTCTACGATTCTCTCAAGTATCTTGGCCTTCTGGTACTTGGTATTTTTCTCTATATGCGGCATTATAGAAGTAACAACCTCTTCCACCGCCTGGTGAAATTCGATTTCACCGGGATTTTTTGCTGTAAGTTTTGCCATGAATTCTTTTACTTTCGAATGTGACATTTCAGTTCTCCTTGCTTAATTTTTGTGCACGCCAAAACATAAAAATAGACGCTCCGCCTTTCTTTGAAAGGCCCTGGAACGTCTTTGTTCTTTCCTGACACAGCATTGTATCAAACCTAGTTTGCAAGAAATTATATCGTATCTAAACCGTTTAGTCAAGTACTTTTTACGACACTATCCGATTTCAGATTCTATCTTTTTTATTAAACTGCCCGTTTCCTTAATAAGAGCGGCAGGGATCATCTTCAAAAGTTCCATATCTCTCTTCACTGTCCTGAGCGTGCCTAAAAGCCTCTTCAAGGTAGTGATCTTTTTTTTCCTTCTTGCCTCTTCCGGCTCCAGTTCCTCCCTGTCCCTGATCAGCGCCGTAAGGTCTTTTTTTATCTCTCTTGCGTCCTGGCCCTTTTCAAAGACCTTCTTCTTCAACTGGGTATAGTCGCCTGCGTCGAGCGTCTTTTTATTCCTGGCAAGCCTGAGTACATTGACCGCATCACAACTCGGTATTGAAGCAACCTCCTCTGATTTGGCATAATCCTTTTCCAGATATTCCGGCTCTTCTTTTTCCAAAAAATAATAGGACCTCAAAAGTTTCATCGCAGTCTGCTTCTTTATGCCTATCTCTTTGGCGGTATACGCCTCAAACGTCAGATACCCCCATTCCTTATACAACTTATCTTTCCATACCGAATAAAGCGCCTGGCCCAGCGATATCCAGGATATCTTGAAGTTTTTCACTTTCTCAAGGATCTGGTAGCGTAGAGAATTTTCATCCATATCCTGCATTCTTTGCTCTATTTTTTCTATCGATTTGGTTCTTAGCATATATTCACTTTCTTATCGGCCCCCTCGACGCACTTCGTTTGCTCGGGGTTGACCCTGAGCGTAGTCGAACGGGTCAATGCGCCTTGCCGAGTTCTTCATTCAACATGATAGCTTCCGCTATTTCGCGCATGCTGCGCCTTTTGTCCATGCTGTATCTTCTTATTCTTTGATATGCCTCTTCCTCGCTAAGCGCCTCTTTCTTCATGAGAATGCCCTTTGCCCTTTCTACGATCTTGCGCGATTCCAGCTCTTCCCTTATAACATTCGATTCGACGATGAGCCTGAAATTCTCTATGACTATAGCGGCCTGATTAGCGATAGATTTCAATACATTTATTTCGTTATGGCTGAAGCGGTGTGGTTTTGGCGTATAACAATTAAGAACGCCTATTACCTTCTTTTTTGAGAAAAGAGGTACACTTAATAATGAACATAGATTTTCGTGAACGGCTATTTCCCTCGACTTATAACGCTTATCCTTGCGCACATCCAGGACAGTTATCGGCTTTCCTTCCCTGGCTACCTTTCCGGCAACGCCTTCGCCCAATTTTATATTCGCCTTCTTATTATACTCTTCGCTCACGGACTGGGTCGCTTTGACGCTAAGTTCCCTGCCGGATTTATCCAAGAGGAGGATCGAGCAGATATTGGAGCCCATCACTTCGGCCGTCACCGCAACTATAAGCTTCAATATGTCTTCCAAATATAGATCCGAAGTGATAGCTTCGCTTATCTTTGCCAGCGCCTGTATTACTTTAGCGCCTGAGTTCTCTTTATTTTTAGCGCTCATCTCATTCTTCTTTCTTAAGTTCAACGTGCACTTTGTCCGGTACCAGCCTGTATTGAGACCCTGTCAGTCCGTCCACTGCCCAGCCGACAGGCCCCCATATGAATATATTACCGGCCGCTGCGCTGCCAATGGCGCGTGAAAGCGCGACCTTCTCTTCTTTATACCCTTCTTTTGTAATGACCACGGTATGGTTAAACGGCGTCTTGAGTTTTATCTTCATCGGTGTAGTGCCGACGGCTTCACCGTCGATTTCTACCGTGGCGCCCTGCGGGTCGGATGAAATCTCTATTCTCTGCTTTGTCCCCTGCACAATAGTGGCACAACCTGCTGCGGAAAAGATAAGTAGAAGTACTAAAATATAACTTATGGACTTACGCATAACAGATATTGTAAATCACGCCGGGGTTATGGTCAAGGTTTAATTGCACTCCTTTTCGTTTGACAAAAGCCCGGCTTTAATTATAATAGCAGCATGATAAAGATAGGCTCTGCGCGGATCAATACCAATATATTTCTGGCGCCGCTTTCCGGGTGCTCGGATCTGGCGTTCCGACTGATAGCCCGCGAGGAGGGCGCTAAATTCTGCTTTTTTGAGATGGTCGATGCAAACGCGCTCATCCGTAATTATGAAAAGACGCTCCGCATGCTTAAGACCACAAAAAAAGACAGCCCTATAGCGGGGCAGCTTTTGGGAGCCGATCCTGATCTTATGGTTGACGCGGCTCAAAAACTCGTAAGCATACGGGATGTATCGTTTCTCGATATAAACAGCGCGTGCCCTGTAAGAAAAGTAGTAAGTAAAGGCGCAGGCGCGCGTCTTTTGGAAAAACCCGAAACACTCTTCAAAATATTAAAAAAACTCTCGTCATCGCTTAATATCCCTGTCACTGTAAAGATCCGGACAGGGTACAATAGAACGGATATAAAAAATATAGCCGAAATCGCTATGGGGTGCGAACAGCACGGCGCCGGCGCCATATTTGTGCACGGGAGAACCCGCGCGCAGGGATATTCCGGAGAAATCAACTATGAGGCTATAAAAAAGATAAAAGAGGCTGTCGAGATACCTGTCTTCGGCTCGGGTAATATTTTTACGCCGGAGCTTGCGAAAAAGATGTTTGATGAAACAAGTTGCGATGGTATTACTGTGGCGAGAGGGAGCTTTGGCAATCCCTGGATATTCAAAAATATAGAAAATTATCTAAAATCCGGCTCCGTCCTGCCGGAGCCGGATTTCTTGATCAGAAAAAAAGTGCTCAAGAAACATCTGGCTTATACAGACAAATACCGCCATTCTATCCCATCGGCCGAGATAGGCTTTATGAGAAAAGTGGCTATATGGTATATGAAAGGCTTTCCTTACGCCGCAAATACACGGAACGAGATAACAAGAACAAAGACTTATCCCGATCTTATTAAGCTAATAGACGAATTATAGCTTTATTCGTACGCTTCGTGGCCTACTATGCCTCTCATGCCTACGCCGGTAGTTTTCCTCTGTATCTTCAACTCTTCAGGGCTAAGAGGCGGTGCCTCCTCTTTTGGCGCTGTGCGCCCTTCCCAGCTTGGCAAGTGAGACGTAAGCCAATTTGCTACATTATTCAAAGCCGGGCCGCTGCTTTCGGCGCCGGCGCCCCTTGTTTCTCCCTGATCGGCAAGTGCAATTCCGGCTACAGAGAGAAACATCAGAATTACAACAAACGCTATTACCTTCTTCATGCATACCTCCGAATTTTTGTGTACAAAAATTCGTCCTGAGAACGCGACGAATAGGAGCGTTCGTAGGACTACCTTTTGCCCCTGGTTATTTAAACACAAATCCCGTTTGGCTGGACCAGAAGAGAAGATCCAGCTCCTCCATCGGAATCTTGACTTTTTTGGAAAAATTTCGCATCGCGTCTTCCATATTTATATAATTGCCTTTTGTCACAGACGCCGGGATTTTTCTTATAGCCCCGTATCTTTTCATATTCTTAAGGATATGCCTGTCTATTATGGCCATATCTTTGCCAAGCCCTATATTTCTTAAAAAATGGCTCGCTTCCTTATAACCCAGGCCTTTTATATTTCTCACAAGCCATTCCCGCGCTTTAAAGGTGTCCTTTGTATCCAATTTATTTTTAATATTTAACTTCCCGCCGAGCCCTAAAAGTTCTCTCGCGCCTACCAGATACTCCGCTTTCTTATTATGAAACCTGACATTCCCTCTCAATATCTCTTTTATGATATTCTTGCTGCCCCGAAACAATAGGCCCGAACACTTAAGCTCTTTTACCGCTTTATCGCAATAAACAGCCTTTGATTGCGGAGTCAACAGACAAAAACACAATTCTGAAAATATATCTTCGTCCTTTGCCCCTCGGAAAGCGCTAAATTCCTTTAGCCGTCTTTTTATCTCGTTCTTTCTCTTTTTATATTCCGACACGAGTCTCTTCATCTACCACCTATTGCGCATCAGATATCTGAATGCCGAAAGCGCCGCTTTTGCCCCCTCCCCGGCTGCTATTATTATCTGTTTCTCCGGCACATCCGTTACATCGCCCGCCGCAAAGATTCCCGGAATATTTGTTTCGTTGCGAGAGTTCACCTTTATCTCTCCCAGATTATTCTTTTCTATGTCCTTTGCAAAATCGGAATTAGGAGTAAGCCCTGCCTCTACAAAGACACCTTCGACTGCTATTGTCTTCTCCTCTCTGCCCTTTTGCCTGACTTTTAAGGCTGTAACCATACCTTTTCCTATAATAGCGCTGACGGCAGTATTGCTCATCACGGATACATTTTTACTTGAGGCGGCCTTCTCGCGCATAATAGCATCTCCGCCGAGCGAGGGATTTATATCGATAAGATAAACATGGTTGGCTATTTTGACTAACTGAAGCGCCGCGTCAAGGGCAGAATTTCCGCCGCCGATCACCGCGACGTTTTTTCCGGAAAATAACGGGCCGTCGCACGTTGCGCAATAAGTGAGGCCTTTATTTTTGAATTCTTTTTCACCCGGCACTCCAAGCTCTCTGGATCTTTTCCCGGAGGCTATTATCGCTGTCTTTGCTTCGTAGGAACCTTTGTCGGTTTTTACCCTTGTAATATTGCCGGATTTTTCAAGAACTACCGCGCCCTCTCCCTCCTTGACGCTTATATCATATTTGCGCATATGTTCTTCAAACTTCTCTGCCAGGTCCGGGCCGGTAATAAATTGATAGCCCGTATAATTCTCTATATCTCCGCTCCAGGCCGCCTGCCCGCCAATATCTTTCGTTATAACGAGAGCGTTTAATCTTTTGCGCGCGGCGTACACACTGGCGGTAATGCCCGCGGGACCTGCGCCTACAATAACTATATCAAACATAACGCACCTTAAATGGTGTAAGTTATATACCCAATGCTTCTCTTATCTTTGTTTTATCAAACCCGGCGATGATCTCGCCCTCTATATCAAGGACCGGAACACCCATCTGGCCGGATTTATTCATCATCTCCTGAGCTTTATCCTGTTTTAATGATACATCTATATCCTCATACGCTATATTGTTATCTTTTAAAAATTGCTTGGCTCTTATGCAGAAAGGGCAGGTCGGTGTGCTGTATATCTTTACGTTCTTTGCCATAATATCACCCCTCTTGGTTAAATATTATTCCTTAGCTTCAACAGTTTGAATAAGTGCGTGTTTTCCTGTTCGACCAGTTTTTCAACAATATCCGCTTGAATTTCCGGTACCGCCTTTTTCATGCCTTCATAGAATATAATAGATTCTTTTTCAAACTTTATTCCAAGATCTATAGCTTCTTTGTCATTTGTGATTTTTTTGGCCGCTTCTTTACCCTTATCAGTCTGGGTAAATACATATTCTCCGGCAAGCATCGTCATATATGCAAAATATTCGCCGGCATAGGTTTCCGGAGGCTCGTATTCTTTAACCGATTCTAATATCT
The sequence above is drawn from the Candidatus Omnitrophota bacterium genome and encodes:
- the carB gene encoding carbamoyl-phosphate synthase large subunit, with product MPRRNDIHKVLIIGSGPIIIGQACEFDYSGTQACKALKEEGYEVVLVNSNPATIMTDPGTADKTYIEPLTVESVEKIIEKERPDALLPNLGGQTGLNLASALYKAGVLSKYNVEIIGVKADAIERGEDRIAFKDTMNKLGVSIPKSEPCYSVEEAEAIAERLKYPVVIRPAYTLGGTGGGIAYNVEELRTITSRGLAASLIHQILLEESVLGWEELELEVVRDAKNHMITVCFIENIDPMGVHTGDSFCVAPMLTVPEKLQKRMQDISYKIVEAIGVIGGTNIQFAHNLEDDRLVAIEINPRTSRSSALASKATGFPIARISTKLAAGLTMDEIPYWRKGTLEKYEPWGEYVVIKFARWAFEKFAQAKDILGTQMKAVGEVMSIGKTFKEAFQKAIRSLEIKRYGLGVKDFKTLSVDELKERLASPSSERIFLMYEALRKGISVEDLYKMTHIGTWFIKEMKELVDFEEEILAYKWNNFPNGLLIKAKEWGFSDKYLAGLFDVSEKAVREKRIKIGKYSAYEAVPVSGVKDAAYYYSTYSGKDAVPVSAKKKIMILGGGPNRIGQGIEFDYTCVHAAFALRDEGYESIMVNCNPETVSTDYDTSNKLYFEPVTVEDVLAIYEKEKPEGAIVQFGGQTPLNIAQELKDNGVKILGTSTESIAFAEDRELFRKKMIEMGIPQPESGTARSLDEAIVIAKKIGYPLMVRPSYVLGGRGMEVIFDEDMLRKYAVEAIKVSPEHPMLIDRFLEQAVEAEVDALCDGNETFIAAVMEHIELAGIHSGDSACAIPPRTIKEEHLKTIEKYTAAIAKELKVVGLINIQYAICDNKVYILEANPRASRTVPVVSKMTGSPIARIATQMILGKKLKDFPELKVHKLPYVGVKEAVFPFNMFPEVDPVLGPEMRATGEVMGMADTFGLAFYKAEEASGSKLPLEGNVLLTVADKDKTHLLPIAKRIKKLGFKIYSTEGTSEFLREKGVENDTVKKLHEGRPNIADMIKNKEIHLIINTPVGRSGKYDDSYIRMMAIQHKIPYITTLTAAEASVEGIEAMKKSKVVPKSLQDYHKELAEPKGGYNLISSLKNIFAKR
- the gdhA gene encoding NADP-specific glutamate dehydrogenase; translated protein: MSHSKVKEFMAKLTAKNPGEIEFHQAVEEVVTSIMPHIEKNTKYQKAKILERIVEPERVIMFRVPWLDDRGEIQVNRGFRIEMSSAIGPYKGGLRFHPSVNLGILKFLAFEQVFKNSLTTLPMGGGKGGSDFDPKGKSDNEVMRFCQSFMTELFRHIGPDTDVPAGDIGVGGREIGYLFGQYKRLRNEFTGVLTGKGLNWGGSLIRPEATGYGCVYFVEEMLKARGESFKGKVCTVSGSGNVAQYTVEKLLELGAKPVTLSDSGGFIYDEGGIDEKGLKFVMELKNVKRGRIKEYADKFGCKYYENKGPWGVKCDTAFPSATQNEISGEDAKTLVKNGCVAIGEGANMPTTPEGIEVFQKAKILYGPGKAANAGGVATSGLEMSQNSMRYSWTREEVDKRLHNIMIAIHEQCVKYGKEGKYINYVNGANIAGFVKVADAMLEQGLV
- a CDS encoding GAF and ANTAR domain-containing protein, producing MSAKNKENSGAKVIQALAKISEAITSDLYLEDILKLIVAVTAEVMGSNICSILLLDKSGRELSVKATQSVSEEYNKKANIKLGEGVAGKVAREGKPITVLDVRKDKRYKSREIAVHENLCSLLSVPLFSKKKVIGVLNCYTPKPHRFSHNEINVLKSIANQAAIVIENFRLIVESNVIREELESRKIVERAKGILMKKEALSEEEAYQRIRRYSMDKRRSMREIAEAIMLNEELGKAH
- a CDS encoding PEGA domain-containing protein, with protein sequence MRKSISYILVLLLIFSAAGCATIVQGTKQRIEISSDPQGATVEIDGEAVGTTPMKIKLKTPFNHTVVITKEGYKEEKVALSRAIGSAAAGNIFIWGPVGWAVDGLTGSQYRLVPDKVHVELKKEE
- the dusB gene encoding tRNA dihydrouridine synthase DusB: MIKIGSARINTNIFLAPLSGCSDLAFRLIAREEGAKFCFFEMVDANALIRNYEKTLRMLKTTKKDSPIAGQLLGADPDLMVDAAQKLVSIRDVSFLDINSACPVRKVVSKGAGARLLEKPETLFKILKKLSSSLNIPVTVKIRTGYNRTDIKNIAEIAMGCEQHGAGAIFVHGRTRAQGYSGEINYEAIKKIKEAVEIPVFGSGNIFTPELAKKMFDETSCDGITVARGSFGNPWIFKNIENYLKSGSVLPEPDFLIRKKVLKKHLAYTDKYRHSIPSAEIGFMRKVAIWYMKGFPYAANTRNEITRTKTYPDLIKLIDEL
- a CDS encoding N-glycosylase/DNA lyase, producing the protein MKRLVSEYKKRKNEIKRRLKEFSAFRGAKDEDIFSELCFCLLTPQSKAVYCDKAVKELKCSGLLFRGSKNIIKEILRGNVRFHNKKAEYLVGARELLGLGGKLNIKNKLDTKDTFKAREWLVRNIKGLGYKEASHFLRNIGLGKDMAIIDRHILKNMKRYGAIRKIPASVTKGNYINMEDAMRNFSKKVKIPMEELDLLFWSSQTGFVFK
- a CDS encoding FAD-dependent oxidoreductase is translated as MFDIVIVGAGPAGITASVYAARKRLNALVITKDIGGQAAWSGDIENYTGYQFITGPDLAEKFEEHMRKYDISVKEGEGAVVLEKSGNITRVKTDKGSYEAKTAIIASGKRSRELGVPGEKEFKNKGLTYCATCDGPLFSGKNVAVIGGGNSALDAALQLVKIANHVYLIDINPSLGGDAIMREKAASSKNVSVMSNTAVSAIIGKGMVTALKVRQKGREEKTIAVEGVFVEAGLTPNSDFAKDIEKNNLGEIKVNSRNETNIPGIFAAGDVTDVPEKQIIIAAGEGAKAALSAFRYLMRNRW
- a CDS encoding glutathione S-transferase N-terminal domain-containing protein; its protein translation is MAKNVKIYSTPTCPFCIRAKQFLKDNNIAYEDIDVSLKQDKAQEMMNKSGQMGVPVLDIEGEIIAGFDKTKIREALGI
- a CDS encoding ferritin family protein yields the protein MANVFSGSEIVGFGIEIERNGRDFYNTLAAKAQDAKAKDVFKFLEGEEEKHIAVFQKILESVKEYEPPETYAGEYFAYMTMLAGEYVFTQTDKGKEAAKKITNDKEAIDLGIKFEKESIIFYEGMKKAVPEIQADIVEKLVEQENTHLFKLLKLRNNI